Within Sphingomonas piscis, the genomic segment GGCTAAGCGCGCCACCGACAAGGCCTTGCCTTCCAGCCTCCGTCGGCGCCAACTCGGCTGTTTCGCGGCGTTTGCGGGTCGCTCGAGTTGCGCAGCTTCTCCGAACCGGCGGTAGCGGTCCGGGTCGGAATCCACCACCGACGCTGCCCGCCCCTTCCGCTCCGCTCGCAGCTCGGCGGAATAGGTCAGCGCGAAGGCACGGCGCCAGCGGTCCAGCAGCGGCTCGCCCGCTACCTCGCCTGCCGCGGCGAACAAGGTCGGAACCGCGCGGCTGACGGCGTCGATCGCATGCGCCTTCGCTTGTTCGCTGCTCGTCCAGACGAGCCGCGATGGCTGGGCAAAGCGCGCCCACACCGACACGCTGCCCGTTTCCGGCCCATTGAGCCGATGGAAGTCCGCCTCGCTTAGCACCGCATATTTGGCGACGAGGCGGTCGTGCTCGAAATAGAAGACGTTGGGCGGGATCAGCCGGTTTGCCGTTGCCAGCCAACGCTTTGCGTAGGCCTGCCGATAACTGGAAACAATCAGGTAGAAGTCGAGCATCAGCCCGTCGAATTGCCGCTCGCGCAGGCAGGAGCCGTAGAAGAGGACCGCGCGCGCGGCGCCCGGATGCTGGCCGGCGATCGCAACAGCCATGCTTGCGACCTTGGGTTGGACCGGCTGAAGAAGTTCCTGCTCGACCAGGCCTCGAAGGTCGTACATCGCTTGGCTTAGGCGGCGAGGCGGACGAACGACAATGGCTGGGCGGCGCGAAGCACGATTGGCTGGCCGATCTGGGCCCGAAAGGTCTCGCCGTCCAGGATGACGTCGGAGCGATCGCCCTCGATCTGGACCTCGTCCGTCTCCTGGAAGTGCACCCCCTGGAGCTTGGATCGGCCAAGCTTACCCATCAGCGTGGCCACCAAAGCGCGCAGGACGGATAGCGGCCGCTCGTCGATCGCCAGAAGCTTGAGCGACCCCGGACGATGGGCGCCGCCAAGCTCACTGGACAGCAACAAGCGCTCAAGCGTCGTCACGGCAAGCAGCGAGAAACGCCCGTTCAGCCGCTCGCTCTTCGAAGAGACCTGCAGCGGGGACGGGTGGGGCGGCAGGAAGCTTGCGCGCAGATGCAGGAAAATCCGCATCAGAACGGCGAAAGCGGTGATCACGTGGCTGATCCCGTTCGGAAGGCCCAACGGATAGATTTTATGGCGGCAGTAGAGCATCACATCCGCAAGCCCAGCGCCGCCGAGGAACATGCCGATGACCGGCACCTGCGCCTCCGAGTGGCGAAGCGCGATCAGCTCCTTTGCGACCAGATGCTCGTTCAGTTCGCTCCGCGCAATCTCCAGCAGCCTCTCCAGCGCCGAGATCGGATCGCCCCGCGCACCGAGGTCAAGCGCGATGAGGTTGGTCTTGCCGCTCGGCAGCACTGCTACTGGCGGCGGCGCGTCGCCGAAGTGCGCGCCGTTGTGAATCTCCGTCAGCGCCGCCTGAACCGTCCCGTCGCCGCCGTTGATCACCAGGACCTTGGGCCGGATGCGCGCGATCGTCTTCAGTGCCTCGCCGATCTGGTCGGCCTTCTCCACCTCATAATGGAAGATGTCGGGGTGCTCGGCGCAAAAGGCGCGGATCCGCGGCAGCTGGGCGAGGTTGCCGGTCGACTTGGGGTTAGACAGCAAGGCGATCCGCGGACGGCGCGACGGAACGGCCGGTGCTTCGAGCCCGGACACGGCGGCTGCGCTGTCTCCACTGATCATTGGCGTCTGAAATAACTTCACGATCGGCACTCGACGGCGCTAGGGCATGACCCCAGGCATCCGTCTTGGGTGCTCTCTTCGGACCGCTTTGCGGCCAAATGATGGTGTTGGAACGTTTTCACGTGCGCGGACTGCCGCTGATCGACCGCTACCTCGCGCGCTCCATCGCGGTGCCGTTGCTCGGCACCCTGATCCTCGCCGCCATGCTGCTCGTGCTGGACAAGATGCTACGCCTGTTCGACTTCGTGGTCGCCGCCGGCGGCCCGGTCAGCGTCGTCTGGCGCATGCTTGCCAATTTGCTGCCGGAATATCTTGGGCTTGGTATCCCGATCGGCCTGATGCTCGGCATCCTGCTCGCCTTCCGCAAGCTGGCCCTGTCATCGGAGCTTGACGCCCTGCGCGGCATCGGCGCCGGCTACGGCCGTCTGCTACGGGTGCCCTACGCTTACGCCATTCCGCTGATGCTGCTGAACTTCGGCATCATCGGTTACCTCCAGCCACTATCCAATTATCGCTACGAAGGCCTCCGCTTCGACCTTCGCTCCGGCGCGTTGGGCGCGTCGATCAAGGTCGGTGAGTTCAACAATCTCGGCCGGCGCATGACGTTGCGGATCGACCGAAGCGAGGAGAAGGGGACGCAGCTCCACGGCATCTTCGTTCAGGTCGACGACAACAAGTCGGGGATGTCGGTCGCGGCTACCGCCGAAAGCGGCCGGTTCCTGTCGACCGATGATCCCGACGTCATCCTGTTCCGACTTGAAAAGGGCCGCCTCATTCAGGACTCGCCCAAGTTCGCGACCCCTCGCACCTTGTCGTTCAACAGCTACGACCTGCCGATCAACCTTCCGGCCGTCGACCGTTTCCGCAACCGCGGCAACGACCTGGAGGAACTGACCAGCAACGAACTGTTCCGCGAGGGCTATCTCCGCAATAATCCGGAGCTCAAGGTCGCGGCCCAGGCCAACTTCCATTACCGGCTCGTGGAAGTCCTCTCCATGATGCTGCTGCCCTTGCTCGCCATCGCGCTTGCCGTTCCGCCGAAACGCAGTTCCTCGGCACTCGGCATCTTCGTCGGCATCATCGTCATCGTGGCCTACCACAAGATCAACCAGTATGGGGCGCGGATGGGGGAGAACGGTCGCCTCGATCCCGTGCTTGCCCTGTGGGTACCGTTCGCCTTGTTCGCCGGAATGATCGGCTGGATGTATCACGTCATCGCCCACAAGCCCGGCGGCCAGCCGATCGGCGCACTCGAGCGCTTCTTCGCGATCGTCGCAAAGTCGGTCCGCCGCCTTCTGCCGCAGGGCCGGGCGGCATGATCAATCTCAGCTTCTTCCCGTCCCGCCAGATCGCTTTTTACACGATCAAGCTGTTCGTCTCGCGCAGCCTCGCGGTGCTGCTCGCCCTCGTGCTGATCCTGATGACGCTCGATCTGTTGGGCGAGTCCGGCAAGATCCTCGCCGTGCCCGGCAACGGCGAGGCGGAGTTGTGGCATTATGTCTCGCTGCGCGTGCCGATCCTGGTTGCGCGCTTCCTGCCCTTCTCGGTCCTGCTTGGCACCCTCATCGCCTTCGTCGGTCTCAACCAGAATAGCGAAATCGTCTCGATGAAGGCGGCAGGCATTTCCGCCCATCAAATCCTCGCACCCCTGGTTCTGGCGAGCTTCGGCGTCGCTGCCTTGTCCTTCGCCTTCAACGAGCGCGTCGTCGTCAACGCCACCCGCACCGTGACCGCCTGGAGCGATAATGACTATAAGCCCGTGCCCGCCGAAAGCGGTATCGTCAGCAATGTATGGCTTTTGAGCGGCCCCGATTACATCCGCGCCGGCCATGTCGGCGGCACCGGCCGCGGCTTCCATGCCGAGCATGTCACCATCTACGAGCGGCGCGGCGGCATCCTCCAGCGGATCGTTCAGGCGGACCGCGCCGAACCCGCGGACGATCACTGGCGCCTTACAAATGTACGCATCTACGACGCGGCGATGAACTTCGTCCGCAAGCAACCGGAGCTTGCCGCCATGAACGGCGTCTCCCCGGCCGCCCTGACTCTTGCCAAGGTCGACCCGGACGAGCTCGACTTCTTCACACTGAAGCAGCGCGTCGAGCAGATGCGCGTCGCCGGCCGCCCGACCGAAGCCGCCGAGGCAGGTCTGTGGCACAAGGTCGCCGGCCCGATGTCCGCCGTCCTCATGCCGCTCTTAGCCGCCGTTGCCGCCTTCGGCCTCGCCCGCTCGGGCCAGGTGCTGCTGCGTGCAGTCACCGGCATGGCGCTCGGCTTCGCTTATTTCGTCGCAGACAACTTCAGCATCGCGATGGGCAATGTCGGCGCCTACCCGCCGCTGCTCGCGGCCTGGTCGCCGTTCCTGCTCTTCCTGCTAATCGGGGAAACTGTGCTCATAAGGTCGGAAGAGTAATCCGGACAAAGACTGGGAGGGTTGCCGTTCAACCGGGCGCTTCATAAACAAGCGCTGCTCGGCTGCGGGGGGGGGAATGCGTGAAGCCTTTTGTCAGCCGCGGCGCGGCTTTCCTCCTTTGCACCACCCTGCTCAGCGGCCACGCGCACGCGCAGGATAGCGCGCCTCCACCAGCCGCGGACGACCCGAACACGATCGTCGTCACCGGCTATCGCGGTTCCGCGATCAAGAAGGTCGCGCCGCTCGCCACCCTTGATGAAGAGGCGATCGCCGCCACGGGTGCCAGCAGCATGTCGGACCTGCTCAAGGCTGTCGCCCCCGTCACCAAGTCCGCCGACGGCTCTGACCCCATCTTCCTTCTCAATGGCCAGCGCATCTCCAGCTATCAGGAGGTCGGCACCTTGCCGCCCGAAGCGATCGCCAAGATGGAGGTGCTGCCCGAGCCGGAGGCGCTGCGCTTCGGCTATCCCCCGACCCGCCGGGTGCTCAACTTCATCACCAAGCCACAATTCCAGCAGACCGAAATCAATCTCGGCCTTGGCACCACCACCCACCTCGGCGGCCTTTCGGGCAATGCCAAGCTGGGCGTCACCCGCCTTAGGGGCAGCTCCCGCCTGTCGCTCAACCTCGAACATAAGCGCACGGGAACGATCAGCTTGTCCGAGCGCGAGGTGCTCGCCAATCCGGACATTGTCTTCGATGCGGTCGGGAACATCACGGCCATGGACGGCGGCGAGATCGACCCGGCGCTGTCAGCGCTTGCGGGAACGCCTGTCACCGTTGCGCCCGTGCCCACCGGCGCCGCGCTCACCCTCGGCAACTTCGCCGGAGACGCCAACCGCCCGCGCCTCTTTCTCTACCCCGGCACCGGACTCAGTCCCGAAAATCACACCAGCAAGGCGGAAGTCACCTGGGGCGACCGCATCGGCCAGCTTGGCGCCTCACTCAGCCTTGGTGCCGAGCGAAGCCGCAACGACCTCATCTCGGGTCCCTCCACCGCCCGCCTGCTGGTGCCAAGCACAATCCCTTATTCGCCCTTCGGCTCCCCGGTCGTCCTCAATCGTTACCTGACCGAGGCGGACTTACTCACCCAGTCGCAGGTCACCACTAAGCTGCGCGGCGCCGGCACCTTGCGCGGCGCCATTGCCGGCTGGCGCTGGGATCTCACCGGCTCGGTGGAACAGCAGGTCGGGCGCGGCATCAGCGAGATCAGGTACGACGTCGGTCAGGCCAACGCCGCCATCGCCGCCGGCGCCAACCCCTTCATCCCCCTGGACCCCGCTTTGCTCGGGGACCCGTTGACCAACCGCTCTCGCCTCAGAACCCGGACCATAGGCGCCAAGTCGGTCGTCACCAACAGCCCGCTGCATCTCCCCGCCGGCGATGTCAGCGTTACGGCGACGGCGGAGGTTGAGCGCGCAACCGCCAGCTCGCGCACCCGAGGTGCCGACCCGTTCCGCCTCGACCTTGGGCGCACCCGCAAGGAGGGCAGTCTTGCCCTCGACATCCCCATAGCTTCACGCGACGACAACGTCCTTCCCTGGGCCGGCACCCTGTCGCTGAACGGCTCGGCCACCGCGCGTCATATCGGCGGGTACGGCATGCTCACCGACCGCACCGCCGGCCTGTCCTGGACACCGCGCAAGCGCATTCAACTGCTGCTCCAGGACAAGAGCATCGGCACCGCTCCGCCGCTGGACCAGCTCTCCTCACCGGCCTCCACGCTGATCGACATTCCCGTCTTCGACTATACGGCCGGCCGAACGGAGCTTGTGACGCTCACCACCGGCGGCAATCCCGACCTCAAGGCCGAGCGCCGCCGTACGCGCTCCCTCGCGGTAAACTGGCAGCCGTGGGAGAAGCGCCAATGGCGAGTGAGCGCCACCTATGAGGACGTCACCATCCGCAATCAAACAGGCCTCGTGCGCGCCGTTACTCCGCGGGCCGAATCCGTGCTTCCCGACCTGTTCGTCCGCGATCCGGCGTCAGACCGTCTGACCGCCGTCTTCTACCGCCCAACCAACTTTTATGAAGAGCGCTTGAAGCAGCTGAACGTCGTCTTCTCGCTCTCGGGCACGCTCGGCAAGGAAAAGCCCCAGGGCAAGGACGGCAAGAGCCCGCCACAGCTCACTTACTATGGCGGCGTCGGACCCACCTACCGTTTCACCGACAAGCTTCGGCTCCGGCCCGGCACCGCTGCCTTCGACCTGCTCAACGGGGACACCATCCAGGGCTGGAATACCGGCCGCTTTTCGACCTGGTACTACTTCTCGCTCAATCATCCCGCCATCAACTTCCATGTCGATGGATGGATGGGTGGCAGATACCGCGTCCTCACCGGCAACCCCGCCTCGGACCTTTATTACTCGTCCCTGATAAAGCTGAACGCCAGCACCGACTTAAACCTTTTCGCAGTCTTCCAGGGCCGCGAATGGGCCCGCAAACTGCACCTCAAGCTCGAGGTCGAAAACTTGCTCGATAGCTGGGCGCGGGCTGAGGATGGCTTCGGCAATGTGCCGGTCCGCAATCAGCGGGCCTTTTCCGATCCGGTCGGGCGCACCGTCACTCTGTCGCTGCGCAAGCGGTTCAACAAGGAATAGCCGACGCAGCGGGTACCGGGCACAGGTCGCCGACGTCTACTCGACGTCGCTGAAATCCTGTGTCAGCTGAGTGGACGTCCCTCGGTAGCAGTAAACGGGATTACCCCGACACCGCCGCGCTCAAGGACAAGCTCGATGCAATTCACACCGCTGCCCTGATCACGAGTCGGGATGAACATGGTTCGGGCGGACGGCCATTGGGCCCGGGCATCCTCCTCGGACAGACCGCCCTCCTTCGCCCAACGTCGATAGGCATCCGCAACTTGCGCCTCATACCGGGGCGACGCGCTGTCGTTCCTAGCCGGGGACACGTCGGGAGCGCGGTTCAACGACCCCAGCATATAGCCGCCCGCAACCAGCACGGCTGCCGAAGTGGCAAGCATGACGGTGCGGGCGAAACTCATGCTTGCTTAATTGCTGTGCATCGGGACGCGCGCAACGGGTGGACAGCGACGATTCGTATGGAAGAGGCGCAAGCTGCTAAACTTCGTTCGGCAAGCCAGAACAAAGCTTCTGAGGCAAGTTGAAGCCCTGCGTCAGCATCTACTCATATCCAGCCACTTCGACGTAGCTGAGATACACAGGAGGCAGCCACTGACAGCTTCTGGCCGGCAGCTTCGATGACCCACTTGCGATTCTGTCGCGCAACAGAGGTCACGGCCCCCGCAGCAACCCAGTGACCCCGCCGAACAACCAGGCCGTCTGCATTAAGCAATTCGGTAACGACGTCCGAGAAACGAGCATGGACCAGTGTGCTTCGCTCACCGTGCAGGAAGATCCTGCAGTAATGGTCTTCTGCAACGACGGCCTGCACATCAGAAGCTTGCCGTGCGCCTGCCCTCCACAGGACACCTTTCGTAAACGCATAAGGTTCGGAAGGCGGCGCCGGCAGCGCCAAAGCGATTACAGGCACCAAGGCAACGCTGATTAACGCGGCATATAGCCAGATTGCGGGCCAAGTGGACGCAATCTGCCCACCCATGACACGGGAAAGAAGCGCAACCTCAGCCGGGATCGGGAGGTTGAGGACGATCGTTCCAAGTGCGGCGGCTTGCCACCAATCCTGCGGCTTACGCACCCGCCAAGCGAACCAACATCGCCAAAGAATCGTGTTCCAGCCGATCAACACGGACCAGAACAGCGTGCGAGGCAAAATGGGCATGTCACCGGTTTGAAACGCACCGGAGATCGTCGTGAACATAACTGCGGCAGCCGCGACTGCTCCGGTTATCCGACCGCCAGGCAAGCTCCACGCACGATTCACGAAAGCGCGAACCTGATTGGCGAAAGTGTGCTTGGCTGAGACCTTCGTTGCGGGCTGACGAACTGCGACCGGCGGCATTCTGTTCTGCTGCCACCGACCCCAGAAGGACTCAAGACGTGATCAAGACTGCGATTGCCGCCCTCCTATTCACTGCCGCGATGCCGGCCGGTGCTCAGACGCGTGAAGGATCCGCGTCTATGGCCGAAGAGAAGGCGGCGATGGAAAAATTCTCTTGGATGGACGGTATCTGGAAGGGACAAGCCGTGCACCGCGGTCCTGCTGGCGACAGAACGGTTGTTCATACTGAGCGCAGCGGCTCGATCCTTGAAGGAACGGTTCGACTTATCGAAGGTCGAGCTTACCAGCCCGATGGGAGCACCGCGTTCAACGCGCTGGCGATGATCAGCTACGACCCAGCTACTCACTCATACCGGATGGCGAGCCATGCCGAAGGGAGGTTCGGCGTGTTCAAGATCGAGCCCACGACTTCCGGATACGTATGGACCTTGCCGGCTGGACCTTCAGCCATCCGCTACACAGCGGTCTACCAGGACGGCTTGTGGAAGGAGATCGGCGAATATGTGGTGGATGGGCAAGCACCCCGGCAGTTTTTCAGCATGGAAATGCGCCGAGTTGGTCCCACTGACTGGCCATCAGGCGGCAGCGTCCCACGTCAAAGATGATTTTATGGGACGGCGTGCTGCTGGGACCTGTATCCACGGGTTGTTCTTCGGTGCGGCAAGGAAACAGTGGCTCCCTCGGGAGCCGGTGGATCGACGTTGACCAGAGGGGCGCTACCCGGTCGTCCGTGGCTCGATGACGGCACAAGCCTGTGATAAGTCGACTGTAGACGTTCGCTGATCGGCTCGGTGGGCTGGAAATCGGACCTCCGAACATGGGCTAAAGACCAAAGCCTGGATGAGCATCCAGTTGGCCGCAGCCGCGTTCAGGAAAACGTCTCCTCAAGCAGAATCGCGAGTGTTTATGATCTCCACCACAGGCTATGCTGCCAAGCATTCCTATTCGCGCCTGAAGCCGATCACGATCGAGCGCGAAGAACCCAAAGCTGATGAGGTGCTGATCGACGTTCTCTACTGCGGAGTTTGTCATTCGGACATTCACCAGGTGAAGAACGAATGGTCGAACACCGTTTACCCCTGCATGCCTGGACATGAGGTCGTCGGGCGAGTGGCAAGGGCTCCGGAAAGCGGCAAGTTCAAGGTCGGCGATATCGTTGGCGTCGGTTGCATGATCGACAGCTGCCGGAGCTGTGAGCCATGCAGGGACGGACTGGAGCAATATTGCGAAGGGCCGAACAGCTGGCTTGCAACTTACAATGGGCCGATGATTCCGTCCAAGAAGGCGAAAACGGGCACCAACATGTACGGCCGCGACAATACGTTCGGAGGCTATTCAAGCAATCTCGTGGTGCACGAGGATTTCGTGCTGAAGATCCCGGATGGCCTCTCTCCGGAAGCTGCAGCCCCGATACTCTGCGCCGGGGTCACCACCTTTTCACCCCTTCGACATTGGCAAGTGAAGGCTGGCGACAGGGTCGGGGTCGTTGGCCTGGGCGGGCTTGGCCACATGGCGGTGAAGCTCGCGAGGGCATTGGGCGCGGAAGTGACCGTTTTCACAACCAGCTCTGAAAAAGAGGAGGACGCGAGAAAGCTGGGTGCTTCTCATGTGGCGATCGAGAAGGAGGTCCAGGCCAAGCAAGAGGAATTGGCGGCGCTTGCCGGCTCATTCGACTTCATAATCTCAACCGTGCCGGAGAAGCATGACATCAACGCTTTCATCGCGCTTCTGAAGCGGGAGAAGAGTCTGGTAATCGTTGGAGCACTGGAGCCCATGGCACCCGTGGACAATCAGGCTGTCGCCTTTCATCGCCGCAACGTTTCAGGTTCGCTAATCGGTTCGATCAAGGAAACGCAGGAGGTACTCGACTTCTGCGCCCAGCACGGCATCGCACCTGAGATCGAGATCATCCCAATCCAGCAGATCAACGACGCCATGAAGAAAGTGGAGAGTGGCGAAGTCCACTTCCGCTATGTCATCGACATGGCGAGCTTGGAGAACTCCGACGATGAGGGGTCCGAAAAGACCAACGTCTAAAATCCGCCTCATTGCACTTGCATGACGCCGACCCAAGATAAGGCGCGAGGCGCCGTCAGGCAGCATGATTGAGGCAAGAAACGTGAAGCAGGAAGTGATCAGCGGGGGCATTTGGCGGCGGTCGCACTATCTCGACCGAATGACGCTGAAGGAGCTTTGGGCCGCTTACTTCCAGTATCCGGCGATCCTCGCTTACATCGCCTTGTCGCTGATCTCGGTTGCGGTGTGGACCGAATATCCGGCCAGCGCGGTACGGACTGTGCTTGCGGCCGGCGTCATCGTCGGCCTCTATCCGGCCGTTTGGTATGCTCTTCACCGCTGGGTGCTTCACTCGAACTGGATGTTCAAGGTGCCCTTCCTCGCCTCGACCTGGAAGCGGATACATTACGATCACCACCAGGATCCCAATCATCTGGAGGTGCTGTTCGGCGCGCTGCACACGACGCTGCCGACGATCGGCATCATCTCGATCCCGGTCGGCTATGCGATCGGCGGGATCGGCGGCGCTGCGGCTGCCTTCGCCGCGGGGCTGATCACCACCTGCGTCTACGAGTTCGTCCACTGCATCCAGCATCTCGCCTACAAGCCGAGGCTGAAGATCATTGCGGAAATGAAGAAGCGCCACATGGCTCACCATTTCCACGATGAACGGGGCAATTACGGGATCACCAGTTACTTTTGGGACAAGAAGCTCGGCACGTTTTACGACCGGGCTGAGCGCCCTGCGAAGAGCCCGACCGTGTTCAACCTCGGCTATACGCCTGAGGTGGCGAAGCGTTACCCGTGGGTAGCGGAGCTGTCGGGCGGCGTCGCGACCGGGCATCCCCGCAAGCGCGACGCCGCTTAAGCGTTTCCTTTAGGCCGCCGTGCCGAACATCTGCGGCATGGCCAGCGTGTCAAAGGCGTAGGGGTCGGGCCGGAACACGACGCCGTTGCCGGGGCTCGGCTCAACCGTCAGATAGGTCATATAGACCGGGACCGGCTTGGGCAGCGCGAACTCATGTTCCAGCTGACCGCCGTTCGGCACCCCGCCGAACACCCAGCCGGCGAAGCGGCGCCAGTCCTCCAGCCGGACACAGCCGTTGCTGAGCCACCGGTCGTTCTTGGCAAAGAGTTCCTTGTGCGGCGTATCGTGGAGGTAGATGCCGAAATCGTTGGGCATCTCGAATTTCATCGCGCCCATGCTGTTCCACGGTCCGGGCAGCTGACGAACCCGGATGTCGGTCGGCTTGCCGGCGGCGATCTGCTTCCAGTTGATCGTCTTGGGATCGACCAGCTTGGCGTTCGGCCCCCAGTCGGACAGCACTTCGTAGTGGAAGTTCTTGAAATAGGAGACCCCCTGCTCCTTGACCTTCTTGGCCGTCAGGCTGCGGATCAGTTCCGGCGGGACGTTCCAGTAAGGGTTCGCCTTCGCGTTGCGCATGATGACGGCCATCATCGGCGTCTTGGTCTTGGGCGAACCGACCACGACCTTCATGCCGTCGACCACCCGGTCACGATCGTAGAGGTAAGCTTCGGCGGCGCCGCTATCGACCACGACGTAGCGGTCGAAGGCGCGGGTGGCGGGAAGGCGCCAGGCCCGCTCGACATTGATGGCGAGCCGCTTCGCATAGTGCGAGTAGCCGCGGTTGAGCGACGCGATCGTGGCGCGGCCCGCCACGCCATCGGCATTCCCGAGGCCGTGCACCGTCTGATAGGTCGCGACTGCCTGGAACAAGGCATCGTCGTAACCGCCCTGCGGGGAGAGACCCAGCCGCGTTCGAAGCGCCTTCACCCGGGGGCCGGTCATGCCCCGCTTCAGCGGTGCACCGACGGGAACCTTGGTCTGCGGCAGGTTGCCCCACCGCGCCTGATATTGCTGAAGCCCCTGCGCGAGCTGAAGAAACAAGGGGTTGGGCTGGGTGCGCGATCGGCCGAAGTCGGCGCGGAACACCCGCTGCAGCCAGTTTTGCGGCCGCTGCCGGCGCTTGGCGACATTGCTCATCTGCGGGTCGACGTAAACGAAGTCGACGCCCTGCTTGATGGTGCGGGGAACCGCGATCGGCTCGTCACCCCGGCGCTGAGCCATCGACGGCGTTGCGAGAACGGACGCCGCAAGGGCGATCAGCAGATAATGGTTTTTGCGCATGAATCTCCGCGCCGCACGGCGCACTCCGGTGGTCGTCGGGAAGGAAACTCCCTGGCGCCGCGCGGGTTGCGCGTCGCTGAACGCGCATCTGGCGCTCGGGGCTGCTCCCCGCTACGCCATCCCGCCATGAGCAGCGACATCGTCATCCGCCCGGTAACCACCAAGGCGGATCGCCGCGCCTTCGTCGACTTCGCCTGGGAGGTGTACCGCGACGACCCCGCCTGGGTACCGCCGCTGAAGGATGAGGTACACGGCCTCATCGACCCCAAGAAGAATCCCTGGTTCGGCCATGCCAAAGCGCAGCTGTGGCTTGCGACACGCAATGGGCAGGTCGCGGGCCGGATCAGCGCGCAGGTCGACGATCTGGTGCAAACCCACATGGGTCAGGGCATCGGCCAGTGGGGCATGTTCGAATGCTTGGGGCCCAGGGTCGCATCGGAACTGATCGGGACTGCGGAGGACTGGCTGCGC encodes:
- a CDS encoding NAD(P)-dependent alcohol dehydrogenase; protein product: MSTTGYAAKHSYSRLKPITIEREEPKADEVLIDVLYCGVCHSDIHQVKNEWSNTVYPCMPGHEVVGRVARAPESGKFKVGDIVGVGCMIDSCRSCEPCRDGLEQYCEGPNSWLATYNGPMIPSKKAKTGTNMYGRDNTFGGYSSNLVVHEDFVLKIPDGLSPEAAAPILCAGVTTFSPLRHWQVKAGDRVGVVGLGGLGHMAVKLARALGAEVTVFTTSSEKEEDARKLGASHVAIEKEVQAKQEELAALAGSFDFIISTVPEKHDINAFIALLKREKSLVIVGALEPMAPVDNQAVAFHRRNVSGSLIGSIKETQEVLDFCAQHGIAPEIEIIPIQQINDAMKKVESGEVHFRYVIDMASLENSDDEGSEKTNV
- the lptF gene encoding LPS export ABC transporter permease LptF; the encoded protein is MMVLERFHVRGLPLIDRYLARSIAVPLLGTLILAAMLLVLDKMLRLFDFVVAAGGPVSVVWRMLANLLPEYLGLGIPIGLMLGILLAFRKLALSSELDALRGIGAGYGRLLRVPYAYAIPLMLLNFGIIGYLQPLSNYRYEGLRFDLRSGALGASIKVGEFNNLGRRMTLRIDRSEEKGTQLHGIFVQVDDNKSGMSVAATAESGRFLSTDDPDVILFRLEKGRLIQDSPKFATPRTLSFNSYDLPINLPAVDRFRNRGNDLEELTSNELFREGYLRNNPELKVAAQANFHYRLVEVLSMMLLPLLAIALAVPPKRSSSALGIFVGIIVIVAYHKINQYGARMGENGRLDPVLALWVPFALFAGMIGWMYHVIAHKPGGQPIGALERFFAIVAKSVRRLLPQGRAA
- a CDS encoding DUF1579 domain-containing protein gives rise to the protein MIKTAIAALLFTAAMPAGAQTREGSASMAEEKAAMEKFSWMDGIWKGQAVHRGPAGDRTVVHTERSGSILEGTVRLIEGRAYQPDGSTAFNALAMISYDPATHSYRMASHAEGRFGVFKIEPTTSGYVWTLPAGPSAIRYTAVYQDGLWKEIGEYVVDGQAPRQFFSMEMRRVGPTDWPSGGSVPRQR
- a CDS encoding sterol desaturase family protein; translated protein: MTLKELWAAYFQYPAILAYIALSLISVAVWTEYPASAVRTVLAAGVIVGLYPAVWYALHRWVLHSNWMFKVPFLASTWKRIHYDHHQDPNHLEVLFGALHTTLPTIGIISIPVGYAIGGIGGAAAAFAAGLITTCVYEFVHCIQHLAYKPRLKIIAEMKKRHMAHHFHDERGNYGITSYFWDKKLGTFYDRAERPAKSPTVFNLGYTPEVAKRYPWVAELSGGVATGHPRKRDAA
- a CDS encoding TonB-dependent receptor, which translates into the protein MKPFVSRGAAFLLCTTLLSGHAHAQDSAPPPAADDPNTIVVTGYRGSAIKKVAPLATLDEEAIAATGASSMSDLLKAVAPVTKSADGSDPIFLLNGQRISSYQEVGTLPPEAIAKMEVLPEPEALRFGYPPTRRVLNFITKPQFQQTEINLGLGTTTHLGGLSGNAKLGVTRLRGSSRLSLNLEHKRTGTISLSEREVLANPDIVFDAVGNITAMDGGEIDPALSALAGTPVTVAPVPTGAALTLGNFAGDANRPRLFLYPGTGLSPENHTSKAEVTWGDRIGQLGASLSLGAERSRNDLISGPSTARLLVPSTIPYSPFGSPVVLNRYLTEADLLTQSQVTTKLRGAGTLRGAIAGWRWDLTGSVEQQVGRGISEIRYDVGQANAAIAAGANPFIPLDPALLGDPLTNRSRLRTRTIGAKSVVTNSPLHLPAGDVSVTATAEVERATASSRTRGADPFRLDLGRTRKEGSLALDIPIASRDDNVLPWAGTLSLNGSATARHIGGYGMLTDRTAGLSWTPRKRIQLLLQDKSIGTAPPLDQLSSPASTLIDIPVFDYTAGRTELVTLTTGGNPDLKAERRRTRSLAVNWQPWEKRQWRVSATYEDVTIRNQTGLVRAVTPRAESVLPDLFVRDPASDRLTAVFYRPTNFYEERLKQLNVVFSLSGTLGKEKPQGKDGKSPPQLTYYGGVGPTYRFTDKLRLRPGTAAFDLLNGDTIQGWNTGRFSTWYYFSLNHPAINFHVDGWMGGRYRVLTGNPASDLYYSSLIKLNASTDLNLFAVFQGREWARKLHLKLEVENLLDSWARAEDGFGNVPVRNQRAFSDPVGRTVTLSLRKRFNKE
- a CDS encoding diacylglycerol/lipid kinase family protein, whose product is MISGDSAAAVSGLEAPAVPSRRPRIALLSNPKSTGNLAQLPRIRAFCAEHPDIFHYEVEKADQIGEALKTIARIRPKVLVINGGDGTVQAALTEIHNGAHFGDAPPPVAVLPSGKTNLIALDLGARGDPISALERLLEIARSELNEHLVAKELIALRHSEAQVPVIGMFLGGAGLADVMLYCRHKIYPLGLPNGISHVITAFAVLMRIFLHLRASFLPPHPSPLQVSSKSERLNGRFSLLAVTTLERLLLSSELGGAHRPGSLKLLAIDERPLSVLRALVATLMGKLGRSKLQGVHFQETDEVQIEGDRSDVILDGETFRAQIGQPIVLRAAQPLSFVRLAA
- the lptG gene encoding LPS export ABC transporter permease LptG; its protein translation is MINLSFFPSRQIAFYTIKLFVSRSLAVLLALVLILMTLDLLGESGKILAVPGNGEAELWHYVSLRVPILVARFLPFSVLLGTLIAFVGLNQNSEIVSMKAAGISAHQILAPLVLASFGVAALSFAFNERVVVNATRTVTAWSDNDYKPVPAESGIVSNVWLLSGPDYIRAGHVGGTGRGFHAEHVTIYERRGGILQRIVQADRAEPADDHWRLTNVRIYDAAMNFVRKQPELAAMNGVSPAALTLAKVDPDELDFFTLKQRVEQMRVAGRPTEAAEAGLWHKVAGPMSAVLMPLLAAVAAFGLARSGQVLLRAVTGMALGFAYFVADNFSIAMGNVGAYPPLLAAWSPFLLFLLIGETVLIRSEE